One part of the Moorena sp. SIOASIH genome encodes these proteins:
- a CDS encoding EF-hand domain-containing protein, which produces MLTEFQTKKWTHLFNIYDNNNDGVVTKEDFEIKAQTVAKLHNLQPGSAGYDKMYAEVMADWDHLQKDVDKNNNGEISLDEWLEHGYTRISSNEMYETVKKEADAVFELFDQNGDGVISPE; this is translated from the coding sequence ATGCTTACTGAATTTCAAACTAAGAAATGGACGCATTTGTTTAATATTTATGATAATAATAATGATGGTGTTGTAACCAAAGAAGACTTTGAGATTAAAGCACAGACAGTGGCTAAGTTACATAATCTTCAGCCGGGATCAGCTGGTTATGACAAGATGTATGCCGAAGTCATGGCTGATTGGGATCATCTCCAAAAAGATGTAGATAAAAACAATAATGGTGAAATTAGTTTAGATGAGTGGCTCGAACATGGTTATACTCGCATTAGCAGCAACGAAATGTACGAGACTGTGAAAAAAGAAGCTGATGCAGTTTTCGAGCTGTTTGATCAGAATGGGGATGGTGTTATAAGTCCTGAATAA
- a CDS encoding cytochrome P450 yields the protein METTTQDMRSLPLPPGNVCLPIIGETISFLTDRNFHKKRSEKYGRIYKTHIFGSPAVTMNTAEANQFLFTNENQYVASIWPKSTQILLGAASLANQTGVFHQKRRKLMSQAFQPRALASYIPTMANITSNYLQKWEQMGTLTWYPQLQDYTFEIASTLLMGTDGGSETPLAQLFNNFSEGVFSIPLSLPWTRFGKALRARQGLLTYIETIVQQRQQQKNPGEDALGLLLKAEDDQGNSLSLDEIKDQVLLLLWAGHETLTSAIASFCLLTAQHPDVVAHLRAEQQQFSGSEPLTMEHLKQMTYLEQVLKEVLRILPPVSGLFRKVIQSFEFNGYLIPQGWTVLCQITETHKNQEIYQDHQRFDPDRFGRDRTEDKQKTFGYIPFGGGLRECLGREFAKLEMKIFAAQLLRDYDWKLVPDQDLEMVVIPTPHPRDGLKVNFSRRV from the coding sequence ATGGAAACCACTACTCAAGATATGCGTTCGCTTCCATTGCCCCCTGGTAACGTCTGTTTACCCATTATCGGTGAGACGATCAGCTTTTTAACGGATCGAAATTTCCACAAAAAGCGGTCAGAAAAGTATGGGCGCATCTACAAAACCCACATTTTTGGTAGTCCTGCGGTGACGATGAATACTGCAGAAGCGAATCAATTTCTGTTTACGAATGAAAATCAGTATGTTGCTTCTATCTGGCCCAAAAGCACGCAAATCTTACTTGGAGCCGCCTCACTGGCCAACCAAACGGGAGTTTTCCACCAAAAGCGCCGTAAGTTAATGTCCCAGGCGTTTCAACCGAGAGCATTAGCTAGTTATATTCCCACCATGGCCAACATTACTAGCAATTATCTCCAGAAATGGGAACAGATGGGAACTTTAACCTGGTATCCTCAACTGCAGGACTATACCTTTGAGATCGCTAGTACCTTGCTGATGGGAACTGATGGAGGTTCCGAAACCCCTCTGGCTCAACTATTTAATAACTTTTCTGAGGGAGTGTTCAGTATCCCGCTCTCTCTACCTTGGACAAGGTTTGGTAAAGCCTTGCGTGCTCGTCAAGGATTGCTGACCTATATCGAAACCATTGTCCAACAGCGACAGCAACAGAAAAATCCCGGAGAGGACGCCTTAGGATTATTGTTAAAAGCCGAGGATGACCAGGGGAATTCCTTGAGTTTGGATGAAATCAAAGACCAAGTGCTTCTGTTGTTGTGGGCAGGTCACGAAACCTTAACCTCTGCGATCGCATCCTTTTGTCTGTTGACAGCGCAGCATCCAGATGTTGTTGCCCATCTCCGTGCTGAACAACAGCAGTTTTCTGGTTCAGAACCCCTAACCATGGAACATCTCAAGCAGATGACCTATCTAGAGCAAGTGCTCAAAGAAGTGCTGCGCATACTTCCTCCGGTTAGTGGTCTGTTTCGGAAGGTTATTCAGTCTTTTGAATTTAACGGTTACTTGATTCCTCAAGGTTGGACTGTACTGTGCCAAATTACCGAAACCCACAAAAATCAGGAAATTTATCAAGATCATCAACGCTTTGACCCAGATCGGTTTGGCCGAGATAGGACAGAAGATAAACAAAAAACCTTTGGATATATCCCCTTTGGAGGTGGTTTACGGGAATGTTTAGGCAGGGAGTTTGCCAAATTAGAAATGAAGATTTTCGCGGCTCAATTGCTCCGGGATTATGACTGGAAATTAGTGCCAGATCAAGATTTAGAAATGGTGGTGATTCCAACTCCCCATCCCCGGGATGGACTTAAGGTTAATTTTAGCCGTAGAGTGTAA
- a CDS encoding aldehyde dehydrogenase, with protein sequence MLQLQTSEVKDILAQQRNFFSTGKTKDVAFRIAQLKRLKQVILENDAAILEGLKADLHKAEFESYATEIILVQEIDHTLKHIKSWVKPKRVPVSMANFPGSGQIYPEPLGVVLIISPWNYPFALAIAPLVGAIAAGNCCVIKPSEISPHTSGAIAEIIQKNFDPGYIAVVEGGVETSQELLAEKFDHILFTGSTQVGKIIMTAAAKHLTPVTLELGGKSPCIVETDVPIETTAKRIVWGKFLNAGQTCVAPDYLLVNREIKSDLLEQIKACIHKFYGDDPAKSPDYARIISDKHYQRLSTLLKDGEIIIGGQTNPEDRYIAPTVIDNISLEDKVMEEEIFGPILPVIEYSNLDEAIGIVNQRPKPLALYFFSRDKAKQQQVLQQTSAGGVCLNETVMHLNVPSLPFGGVGDSGMGAYHGKAGFDTFSHQKSVLKKSFWLDLQLRYAPYKDKLGQIKKFISR encoded by the coding sequence ATGCTTCAACTACAAACCAGTGAAGTCAAGGATATTTTGGCTCAGCAGCGCAATTTTTTCAGCACCGGTAAAACCAAAGATGTGGCATTCCGGATCGCCCAACTCAAGCGCCTCAAGCAAGTTATTTTAGAAAATGATGCTGCCATTTTAGAAGGGTTGAAAGCCGACCTGCACAAGGCGGAATTTGAATCTTATGCTACCGAAATTATCCTGGTGCAGGAAATTGATCACACCCTCAAGCATATTAAATCCTGGGTCAAGCCCAAAAGAGTCCCGGTCTCAATGGCAAATTTTCCAGGCTCGGGTCAAATTTATCCCGAACCCTTGGGAGTAGTACTGATTATCAGTCCCTGGAACTATCCATTTGCTCTAGCCATTGCTCCTTTAGTGGGTGCGATCGCAGCCGGAAACTGTTGCGTTATCAAACCCTCTGAAATCTCCCCTCACACCTCTGGTGCGATCGCAGAGATTATCCAGAAAAACTTTGACCCTGGCTATATTGCTGTAGTCGAAGGGGGAGTAGAAACCAGTCAGGAACTGTTAGCAGAAAAATTCGACCATATCTTGTTCACCGGCAGCACCCAAGTTGGCAAGATTATCATGACTGCTGCTGCCAAACACCTAACCCCGGTTACCCTAGAGTTGGGGGGTAAAAGTCCCTGCATTGTGGAGACAGATGTGCCGATAGAGACTACAGCAAAACGAATTGTTTGGGGTAAGTTTCTCAATGCCGGTCAAACCTGCGTTGCACCAGACTATCTGCTGGTCAATCGGGAGATTAAATCTGATTTACTCGAACAAATCAAAGCCTGTATCCATAAATTTTATGGAGACGATCCCGCCAAAAGTCCAGATTATGCTCGGATTATCAGTGATAAGCATTATCAGCGTTTAAGTACCTTACTCAAGGATGGTGAGATCATAATTGGTGGACAAACTAATCCAGAAGACCGCTATATTGCTCCGACGGTCATCGACAATATTTCCTTAGAGGATAAAGTGATGGAAGAGGAAATCTTTGGTCCGATTCTACCTGTGATTGAATACAGTAATTTAGATGAAGCGATTGGGATAGTTAACCAAAGACCAAAACCCTTAGCGCTATATTTTTTCTCCAGAGACAAAGCAAAGCAACAGCAGGTTTTGCAACAGACCTCTGCTGGTGGTGTTTGCTTGAATGAAACAGTTATGCATCTAAATGTTCCTTCCCTACCATTTGGTGGGGTTGGTGATAGTGGCATGGGTGCTTATCATGGTAAAGCTGGTTTTGATACCTTTTCTCACCAAAAAAGCGTGCTTAAGAAATCCTTCTGGCTGGATTTGCAGTTGCGCTATGCTCCCTACAAAGACAAACTGGGACAGATCAAGAAATTTATTAGTCGTTAG
- a CDS encoding iron ABC transporter permease yields the protein MPLKISALLSGNKPWHRLGLPGWTVSVIAIAFLICAPVLFVLGSMFSDSSEVWSHLVSTVLGSYIANSLWLILGVGSGVLILGVSTAWLVTMCRFWGSRLFEWALLLPLAAPAYLLAYTYTNMLDFFGPVQTWLRQLFGWTSVQDYWFPNVRSLWGAIAMLSLVLYPYVYLITRVAFLEQSVRTLEAARSLGCTPWRGFFTVALPLARPAIMAGLALALMETLSDFGTVEYFGVNTFTTGIYRTWLGMGERSAAAQLAACLLLFVIILIVLERWSRKQSRYYETSSSYQPIKPFSLTGGRAILAFVACFLPIALGFLAPAAFLLHMTIKNAEETLDDNFLQLATNSLLLAITTAAIAMVLALVMAYGQRLVPKLGMRLAVRTAAMGYAIPGSVIAVGVLMPLGQLDNTIDSWMRATFGLSTGLLFSGTIIALVYAYLVRFLAISFNTVESSLGKIKPSLDDASRSLGYGPTFTLIKVHAPLMWGGLLTAAMLVFVDVMKELPATLIMRPFNFDTLAVRVYQYASDERLIQASAPALAIVLVGIIPVILLSLKIAKSQG from the coding sequence ATGCCACTAAAAATTTCAGCACTATTGAGCGGTAACAAACCATGGCATCGTCTGGGTTTGCCTGGTTGGACAGTCTCGGTAATTGCGATCGCATTCCTGATTTGCGCACCAGTCCTATTTGTGCTGGGCAGTATGTTCTCCGATTCTTCAGAGGTATGGAGTCATTTAGTCTCCACTGTCTTAGGCAGTTACATTGCCAACTCCCTGTGGTTAATCCTAGGTGTAGGTAGTGGAGTATTAATCCTTGGGGTATCAACAGCATGGCTAGTAACCATGTGTCGCTTCTGGGGAAGCCGCCTGTTTGAATGGGCTTTACTACTGCCTCTGGCAGCACCAGCCTATTTACTTGCCTATACTTACACCAATATGCTGGACTTTTTTGGACCCGTACAGACCTGGCTGCGGCAGCTGTTTGGCTGGACTAGCGTGCAGGATTATTGGTTTCCCAATGTCCGGTCTCTGTGGGGTGCGATCGCCATGTTGTCTCTAGTACTCTATCCCTACGTTTACCTGATCACCAGGGTAGCCTTCTTAGAGCAATCCGTCCGTACCCTAGAAGCTGCTCGTTCCCTCGGATGCACCCCTTGGCGTGGCTTCTTCACCGTGGCTCTACCCCTAGCCAGACCGGCGATCATGGCAGGTTTGGCCTTAGCACTGATGGAAACCCTAAGCGACTTTGGGACAGTAGAGTATTTCGGTGTAAATACCTTCACTACAGGGATATATCGTACCTGGTTAGGCATGGGTGAGAGGTCAGCCGCTGCTCAATTAGCCGCCTGTTTGCTACTATTCGTAATTATTTTAATTGTACTGGAACGTTGGTCTCGTAAGCAATCTCGCTATTATGAGACTAGCAGTAGTTACCAGCCAATCAAGCCATTTTCACTAACTGGGGGCCGAGCCATACTCGCGTTTGTAGCCTGTTTCCTTCCCATTGCTCTTGGATTTTTAGCACCCGCAGCATTTTTGCTGCACATGACCATTAAAAATGCTGAGGAAACCTTAGATGATAATTTTTTGCAGCTAGCTACAAATAGTTTACTATTAGCCATTACAACAGCTGCGATTGCTATGGTCTTAGCATTAGTCATGGCTTATGGGCAACGTCTAGTGCCCAAACTAGGGATGCGCTTAGCAGTACGCACTGCTGCCATGGGTTACGCTATCCCTGGTTCAGTGATTGCAGTTGGTGTCTTAATGCCCTTAGGTCAGTTGGACAATACCATTGACAGCTGGATGCGGGCAACCTTTGGCCTATCCACCGGTTTACTTTTCAGTGGCACCATCATTGCTTTAGTATACGCCTATCTTGTGCGCTTCCTAGCAATTTCATTCAATACCGTTGAATCCAGCCTAGGTAAGATCAAGCCTAGTTTAGATGATGCCTCTCGCAGTCTCGGTTATGGTCCTACGTTTACCCTAATCAAAGTTCACGCCCCATTAATGTGGGGAGGATTGTTGACAGCAGCGATGTTAGTGTTTGTGGATGTCATGAAAGAGTTACCAGCAACTCTGATCATGCGACCGTTTAATTTTGACACCCTGGCAGTAAGAGTTTACCAGTATGCCTCCGATGAACGATTAATACAGGCATCAGCACCAGCCTTAGCGATTGTTTTAGTAGGAATTATTCCAGTAATTTTATTGAGTTTAAAGATTGCTAAGTCTCAGGGATAA
- a CDS encoding heavy metal translocating P-type ATPase, which produces MKQQNFRLQGMSCAGCARRIETVIQAVPGVVECRVNFGTEEASITYNTEETNPQKTNQQLTKLIQQTVSDAGYQAFLIEDISDQPDDLESQRQAETLDLKRKFIVGAVLSTVLVIGSLPMMTGLSIPWIPSWLHHPWLQLVLTTPVLFWCGQSFLTGAWKAWKHKTADMNTLVTLGTSAAYVYSLFPTVLPPVVLKSFLPQGVTLPVYYETTAVVITLILLGRLLEHRAKGQTSQAIRKLMGLQAKTARVIRHGQAQDIPLAQVEVGDVVLVRPGETIPVDGIVIEGASTVDEAMVTGESVAVKKQSGDEVIGATINKTGSFQFQATRVGKDTVLAQIVKLVHQAQGSKAPIETLADQVTGWFVPVVIAIAMVTFGVWWMTTGNPTLAMINMVAVLVIACPCALGLATPTAVMVGTGKGAENGILIKNAESLELIHQLQTIVLDKTGTLTEGKPMVTDFITVGSIYDSSSELGRFTGSNEINLLQLAAIVESHSEHPLAEAVVRYAQSQGIGLQLPTPENFTAVAGSGVQAIVDHDHSLFSSEAAGGGLTASFAPLAPQFWGEIELKSPRIGGFRGLAAGGSEVNSSENCCKGKRLVQIGTKRWMEELGIETDVTVQPDRSLGDYQGDWEASRKTVVWIAVDGKVEGILGIADALKPASAEVVKALKRLGLEVVMLTGDNQQTADAIANEVGIHRVFAQVRPDQKASIISTLQKEGKILAMVGDGINDAPALAQADVGIAIGTGTDVAIAASDLTLISGDLQGIITAIQLSRATFHTIRTNLFFAFIYNVLGIPIAAGVLFPIFGWLLNPIIAGAAMAFSSVSVVTNALRLRNFKPISGL; this is translated from the coding sequence ATGAAACAACAAAACTTTCGTTTACAAGGAATGAGCTGCGCTGGTTGCGCCAGACGCATTGAAACCGTGATTCAAGCCGTTCCAGGTGTGGTAGAGTGCAGGGTCAATTTTGGTACAGAAGAAGCTAGTATTACCTACAATACCGAGGAAACTAACCCCCAAAAAACTAACCAGCAACTAACCAAACTAATTCAACAGACAGTGAGTGATGCTGGCTACCAAGCTTTCCTGATCGAGGATATCAGTGATCAGCCTGATGATCTCGAATCGCAACGTCAAGCGGAAACCCTTGACCTAAAACGAAAATTCATTGTCGGTGCTGTGCTTAGTACTGTATTAGTGATTGGTTCACTACCGATGATGACAGGATTATCTATTCCGTGGATTCCATCTTGGTTACATCACCCTTGGCTACAGCTGGTCTTAACCACACCTGTTCTGTTTTGGTGTGGACAGTCCTTTTTGACTGGAGCATGGAAAGCCTGGAAACACAAAACAGCAGATATGAATACTCTAGTCACCCTTGGGACTAGTGCTGCCTATGTCTATTCTCTGTTTCCCACGGTGTTGCCCCCGGTTGTTTTGAAATCTTTCCTACCCCAAGGGGTAACTCTCCCTGTTTACTATGAAACCACTGCTGTAGTGATTACCCTGATTTTGCTAGGGCGATTGCTGGAACACCGGGCTAAAGGACAGACATCTCAAGCAATTCGTAAGTTGATGGGATTACAAGCTAAAACCGCTCGTGTGATTCGCCATGGTCAAGCCCAGGATATTCCCTTGGCTCAGGTGGAAGTTGGGGATGTGGTCTTAGTGCGTCCAGGAGAAACTATTCCGGTAGACGGCATAGTTATAGAAGGAGCTTCTACTGTGGATGAAGCCATGGTCACAGGAGAAAGTGTTGCGGTCAAGAAACAGTCGGGGGATGAAGTCATTGGAGCAACCATTAATAAAACTGGTAGCTTCCAATTCCAGGCGACTCGGGTAGGGAAAGATACCGTACTGGCACAGATTGTTAAGTTAGTACACCAGGCTCAAGGGTCTAAAGCACCGATTGAAACCTTAGCGGATCAGGTGACAGGTTGGTTTGTGCCGGTAGTGATTGCGATCGCAATGGTCACCTTTGGGGTTTGGTGGATGACCACGGGAAATCCTACCCTAGCAATGATTAATATGGTGGCAGTGTTAGTCATTGCTTGTCCCTGTGCTTTAGGTCTAGCTACTCCAACCGCAGTGATGGTAGGGACCGGTAAAGGGGCAGAAAACGGGATTTTAATTAAAAATGCCGAGAGTCTGGAATTGATTCATCAACTGCAAACTATCGTGCTAGATAAAACCGGAACCCTAACGGAAGGGAAACCGATGGTAACGGATTTTATTACAGTTGGAAGCATCTATGACTCCTCGTCAGAACTGGGCAGGTTCACCGGCAGCAATGAAATCAACTTGCTGCAACTAGCGGCAATAGTGGAAAGTCATTCCGAACATCCCTTAGCTGAAGCAGTAGTGCGCTATGCCCAATCTCAGGGAATAGGATTGCAATTACCAACACCAGAGAATTTTACTGCTGTTGCTGGCAGTGGGGTACAGGCAATTGTTGATCACGATCATTCCCTCTTCTCTTCCGAAGCGGCGGGAGGTGGGCTTACAGCAAGTTTCGCCCCCCTAGCCCCCCAATTCTGGGGGGAAATTGAGTTAAAGTCCCCCAGAATTGGGGGATTTAGGGGGCTTGCAGCTGGTGGTAGTGAGGTCAATTCATCTGAAAACTGCTGTAAGGGCAAGAGATTAGTACAGATTGGGACAAAACGATGGATGGAAGAATTAGGCATTGAAACAGATGTGACAGTGCAACCGGATCGGTCTTTAGGAGATTATCAGGGGGATTGGGAGGCGAGCCGTAAGACGGTAGTTTGGATCGCAGTTGATGGTAAAGTTGAGGGTATTTTGGGTATTGCTGATGCCCTCAAACCTGCTTCAGCTGAGGTGGTGAAAGCCTTGAAGCGATTGGGGTTAGAGGTAGTAATGCTAACGGGAGATAATCAACAAACTGCTGATGCGATCGCAAACGAGGTTGGCATCCATCGGGTATTTGCTCAAGTCCGACCTGATCAAAAAGCTAGCATCATCTCTACTCTCCAAAAAGAAGGCAAAATTTTAGCAATGGTAGGGGATGGGATTAATGATGCCCCAGCTCTGGCTCAAGCAGACGTGGGGATTGCCATTGGTACAGGTACTGATGTTGCGATCGCAGCCTCTGACCTTACCCTAATTTCGGGAGATTTACAAGGTATCATTACAGCCATTCAACTAAGTCGTGCTACCTTCCACACTATTCGCACTAACCTCTTTTTTGCCTTTATCTACAATGTATTAGGAATTCCGATTGCGGCTGGTGTGTTATTCCCGATCTTTGGCTGGTTACTCAATCCCATTATTGCTGGTGCAGCCATGGCATTTAGTTCAGTATCTGTGGTAACTAATGCGTTGCGATTACGGAATTTTAAGCCTATTTCTGGGTTATGA
- a CDS encoding glutathione S-transferase family protein: MLKFYYNTLSPNVRRVWLTLLEKNLTFETVLLKLDGDQFQPEFLEINPFHHIPVLEDNGLRLVESLAIMDYLEAKYPTPALLPTSPEALAKVRMVQLLTANELFSPVVQLICQKEDSPQFKLAKRKLDTVLKFLSDLLGNSPYFGSDQLTLGDIVAGAAISLLPKLEINLTDYPNMDQWFKRLMQREPWQKTDMSAEDFEEFKRRIKVLVKLRARELIGGNKTQ; encoded by the coding sequence ATGCTCAAATTCTACTACAATACCCTCTCGCCCAATGTTCGTCGTGTCTGGCTAACTTTACTAGAAAAAAACCTTACCTTTGAAACAGTATTACTTAAATTAGATGGCGATCAATTTCAACCAGAGTTTTTAGAAATTAACCCCTTTCATCACATTCCCGTTCTGGAGGATAACGGCTTGCGGTTAGTAGAATCCTTGGCAATTATGGACTACTTGGAAGCCAAATACCCCACACCTGCGCTGCTGCCAACTTCACCAGAGGCATTAGCCAAGGTACGCATGGTACAATTGTTGACTGCTAATGAGCTATTTTCCCCAGTAGTTCAACTAATCTGTCAAAAGGAAGATTCACCACAATTTAAACTAGCCAAGAGGAAGCTAGATACAGTACTCAAATTTTTATCAGACTTGCTAGGAAATAGCCCTTACTTTGGTTCGGACCAGTTAACCTTAGGAGATATCGTTGCTGGAGCAGCAATATCCTTATTGCCGAAGTTAGAGATTAATCTTACTGATTATCCTAACATGGATCAGTGGTTTAAAAGATTGATGCAACGGGAACCATGGCAGAAAACAGACATGAGTGCAGAGGATTTTGAAGAATTCAAGCGGCGAATCAAAGTTCTCGTAAAACTGCGTGCTCGTGAATTGATTGGAGGAAATAAGACACAGTAA
- a CDS encoding F510_1955 family glycosylhydrolase, whose amino-acid sequence MNVEIKDMVKNWFIYSIVAITVMGCKPTTIKTNITQSTITGVTNNVTNNKVILSDAPENWWQKTNIHAMAVSPENPEILYVATHHGLLQRSEAGKWLQVGKTRSNFTSFVAHPKDSARLYASLHPPSGGKLGFLTSYNQGQHWQLQSLLGVDFLSLAIAPANPKVMYGWAVSGKQGLLGSKDGGKTWNQLPAQGLEDNPHNLVVDPRNPEHVFAATTLGLFETRDGGKSWILVPNSQESLVASLALKSKAEKTVIYGFHILSEKSGGFFKSTDGGRTWEAISSETGDLFLYMAIAPSNPEFLYAANDQNGILQSKDSGKTWQPLF is encoded by the coding sequence ATGAATGTAGAGATAAAGGATATGGTTAAAAATTGGTTTATTTACAGTATTGTCGCTATTACGGTGATGGGTTGTAAACCCACCACAATTAAAACCAATATCACTCAGTCAACTATAACCGGAGTGACCAATAATGTCACTAATAACAAGGTTATTCTTAGTGATGCGCCTGAGAACTGGTGGCAGAAAACTAATATTCACGCTATGGCTGTTAGTCCAGAGAATCCGGAAATCCTCTACGTAGCCACCCATCATGGGTTACTCCAGCGTTCTGAGGCAGGGAAATGGCTGCAAGTTGGCAAAACTCGTTCTAATTTCACCAGCTTTGTGGCTCATCCCAAGGATAGCGCACGCTTGTATGCTAGCTTACATCCACCATCAGGAGGCAAGCTCGGTTTTCTGACTAGCTACAATCAAGGGCAACATTGGCAGCTCCAATCCCTGCTTGGGGTAGATTTTCTGAGTTTAGCGATCGCACCAGCTAACCCCAAGGTAATGTATGGATGGGCGGTTTCTGGAAAACAAGGCTTGTTGGGTTCAAAAGATGGTGGCAAAACCTGGAATCAATTACCAGCCCAGGGACTGGAGGATAATCCCCATAACTTAGTAGTTGACCCGCGCAATCCTGAGCACGTGTTTGCCGCTACAACTCTGGGATTATTTGAGACTAGGGATGGTGGAAAAAGCTGGATTTTAGTCCCCAATTCTCAAGAGTCCCTCGTTGCTAGTCTGGCTCTGAAGTCCAAAGCAGAAAAAACAGTAATTTATGGATTCCACATCCTTTCCGAAAAGTCCGGAGGATTCTTTAAAAGTACCGATGGGGGTAGGACTTGGGAAGCCATAAGCTCAGAAACAGGAGACTTATTTTTGTATATGGCGATCGCCCCGTCTAATCCCGAGTTTTTATACGCTGCTAATGATCAGAATGGAATCTTACAATCTAAAGATAGCGGCAAAACTTGGCAACCATTATTCTAA
- a CDS encoding Fe(3+) ABC transporter substrate-binding protein, with protein sequence MNINRRNILLAGGTAMAAYTLGELGKPRRAVAQNGVVNVYSSRHYKTDDDLYDNFTRITGIEVNLIEGKANPLIERIKSEGANSPADVLITVDAGRLWKADQAGIFAPVNSSELNSKIPANLRHPDNHWFGFTKRARVIMYNKDRVNPADLSTYENLADPKWQGRIAIRSSSNVYNQSLVASLIASLGVPAVKSWVESFVGNFARKPQGNDRAQIEAVAAGIADIAIANTYYLPRYIKSDDPAKQGIFKKVGVFFPNQRNRGAHINISGGGLVKTAPNPGNAIKFLEYLTSPTAQTFFAQANSEYPVVSGTPIDPILAGFGFPFKEDPTSVSQYGPNSATAVQLMDIAGWV encoded by the coding sequence ATGAACATCAACAGAAGAAATATCTTACTAGCAGGTGGTACAGCCATGGCGGCTTACACCTTGGGTGAACTGGGTAAACCTCGTAGAGCAGTCGCCCAGAATGGGGTAGTCAATGTCTACTCCTCTCGTCACTACAAGACGGATGATGACTTGTACGACAACTTCACCCGCATCACTGGTATTGAAGTGAATCTGATTGAGGGGAAAGCAAATCCATTAATAGAACGGATTAAAAGTGAGGGGGCGAATAGCCCAGCTGATGTCTTAATCACTGTTGACGCTGGTCGTCTGTGGAAAGCTGACCAGGCTGGCATTTTTGCCCCGGTTAATTCATCGGAACTCAACTCCAAGATTCCCGCTAACCTACGACACCCTGACAATCACTGGTTTGGCTTCACTAAGCGAGCGCGGGTGATTATGTATAACAAAGACAGAGTCAACCCTGCGGATCTGTCAACTTACGAAAATCTGGCTGATCCCAAATGGCAAGGTCGCATTGCTATCCGCTCATCAAGCAACGTCTATAATCAGTCTCTGGTGGCGTCACTGATTGCTAGCCTGGGTGTACCAGCAGTAAAATCATGGGTCGAGAGCTTTGTGGGTAACTTTGCTCGCAAGCCTCAGGGTAATGATCGAGCCCAAATTGAAGCGGTTGCTGCTGGGATTGCTGATATTGCGATCGCAAATACCTATTATCTACCTCGCTATATTAAATCCGATGACCCTGCCAAGCAGGGGATATTCAAGAAAGTTGGTGTATTTTTCCCCAATCAGCGAAACCGGGGTGCCCACATTAATATCAGTGGTGGCGGCTTGGTGAAAACAGCTCCTAATCCAGGAAATGCTATCAAGTTCTTAGAGTATCTAACTAGCCCTACCGCTCAGACCTTCTTTGCTCAAGCTAATAGCGAATATCCAGTGGTTTCTGGAACACCGATTGATCCCATACTTGCGGGCTTTGGTTTTCCTTTCAAGGAAGATCCAACCAGTGTTTCCCAATATGGGCCTAATAGTGCTACGGCAGTTCAACTGATGGATATTGCTGGTTGGGTGTAG
- a CDS encoding addiction module antidote protein, giving the protein MTNIKTHPWDVAEHLETKEDMAAYLEAALEDGDPALVVAALGDIARSKGMTQIASETGLGHESLDQALLMEGNPELATVLKVIQALGLRLRATPI; this is encoded by the coding sequence ATGACCAACATCAAAACCCATCCCTGGGATGTGGCAGAACATCTAGAGACCAAAGAAGATATGGCGGCCTATCTCGAAGCTGCTCTTGAAGATGGCGATCCTGCCTTGGTGGTGGCGGCTCTAGGAGATATTGCTCGTTCCAAAGGAATGACACAAATTGCTAGTGAAACGGGTCTAGGACATGAGAGTCTTGATCAGGCGTTGTTGATGGAAGGTAATCCAGAGTTAGCCACTGTTCTCAAGGTAATACAGGCACTTGGTCTACGGTTGCGGGCTACTCCGATATGA